Below is a genomic region from Raphanus sativus cultivar WK10039 chromosome 4, ASM80110v3, whole genome shotgun sequence.
aaggatgggtgatctatcgggaagtgattcggaATACTGTGTGAGTGAAGCCTAAACACAAAAAAAGATCGGGTAGTGATTGCAAGGTCGGTAGACAAGATTCTAAAGCCTTgaaaaaattaacgaccgatcCTCAGATGAGATAgagcccacgggccgagagagtgGGCGTGGATGGCCCATTAACCTTGGACGATCGGAAcgttacaaaaatattatttatttttgatgtaaTTATATTGTAATTGTGAAATGTTctgtatattaaatattattagtattaACTGTAAACTCCACTCgtcttaatttaaattttttccGTCGCTAATTTCAGTTTGTGTTATAACTTtcatactaaaaatatttaatatatgacTATTGTATTAATTTTAGAATAAGGTTTAAATGTTAGATATAGCCTATAGCAGTATAGCACATAAACTCTCTTAatcattgacaaaaaaaactctcttaatttcaaaaatgaagaaattaaataagattaaataaaGTGGTACAAGAGTTCCTTCCAGAGCAAGCAATGAATATCCTTAAAAGATGAAGTGGAATACTCGATGAGTGCGATGTTACAGTTGGAGAGCTGTGTTTTCGTTCGAAAAAGGTTTCGTCTTTCTTTGCAAttgtaatttgtaaataaatataagaaaactgCGGATTCTTTTATGAACACTGATTAAAAGCTCTCTGGATCACCCACCTACCCTAGTTCCTTTGAGAAttattagcaaaaaaaagaagagaatattCAGCTTTTCAATTTGAGATGATTTTGTATGGAAGATTATGAATAATTATTAGTTAAGATAACAATATCTTTAGCTCATTAATTTGATCAAGATACGgaagcaaaaaaatatttctgaaaaattaaaaatgtgattatttttattttagcgTAATGTACTTTTGAAGTATGTaaattttgttgttattttagttgagattaaattaaaatataagtttagTTACAGCTAGAAATTAGAATAGTCATATAtcatatatcaaatataatcgATTACAAGATAATAactattttctcaaaaaaaaatacaactacACGTCCATctacaaaactataaattatattcttttgatttcataacatatatagtttatcaaaaaaaatattattttacaaaacatgTAGTTTTAGCATTTCACTATAGCTTATATTTATTGCATATATTTTGtgattaagtttttttttataattatttgaagttatatattaaataatactttttgacaaataatcattttttaatattgGTAGCTTTTAACTACAACTACCTACAATTCAAATACTTAATATGGTATACATTATTTGAAAAGTAATTTGATATGTATCATTTCCgcatttttaaagaaaaataatgattgttaaaaaaaaaatgatataacaTATTAACAATAATAACATAACTTGAAGTTAATTGTGACATGGACATGACTTGAagttaatgttgatttatatttttgtaacttttttaaataataaataatataatagtaaaaaaaaactagaaataatgttattttagaattttcaaaatattattcaattttttgtaattatataatttattactaaaaaattcttcaaattttcatgtagtttttttttaagttgtaaTTTTCCAATCACAACACCATTAGTTTCTTTCTAATATCTaccaattttataaatattatttagatttacgttttgataattatatacctaacaaaattttcttttaattttgaggaacttgattagtatattttaattaaataaaatagataaaaatcttttcaagaatataattttaaatatatacatatatattattgaatatattctaaataaaaattatttattttatcttaattttatacatttatttcagattttttaggAAGAATATTAAGCAACcaaatttgtaacaaaaataaacagcCTCTGTTTGTAGCGAAATTCacgttcaattttttttttttttttttttgcaaacgacgttcaattgtttttataaaattttaccccttttttgaaaattttgtcgAACTTTACTTAGCGAACTAGTTATCTTTCGGACTGCAAATGTTGATTAATTGAAATTATTGTCTCAAAGTTTGGACGCCTTCAAAGTTACATTTTAGATATATCGTAAAGCATATCAAAGTAAGCACATAACAATTATAATTACTGAAATTGGGAATAAACTATTTTAAGAAATGAATAGCTTTGTTGCATGGTACCTACTTTGCAAAAAGCTTAATTTAAAAGCTTCGTTAGTCAAGCTACATAAGTAAATAAAACTAAGCCagactcatcttcttcttcttttttggtaaaGAGCCAGCGACATATTAATACtgaaatcccctatatattaaacgATTTTTAAGGCTTTCCGTAAacgatttttgtgagaatgcatgagaagactcggatccacgtgtcactctgtaagcgagtttaagaaaaacggagcatttaattctttgttttgtttccttatttgcttCCATTACAAGAAACgaatccagttttttttttcattcatgtgCGAACTGCGTTGACGTTAAACGTGTAGAAACAACTACATTTCCAACTTATGGTTTGAATCCCCATCTCAGCATGCTGATAAAGAGCGTACGAAACTCACCACCACGAAGCAGAAACACTTTGAAACATCACGTCATCGTTCTCTCCCTTCGAGTCTTGCTGTCTTCTGTCGCGGGTTCTTGACCCCGAGTTCGATGAGCCAGCCCTTAGCGTAGACGAGGAGGACAAAAGttagggagagctaagggacgaagACCAAAACGGATGAGTTTGAACTTCAGTTGCGAAGGCCAAATCGGATGACTTTGCCGTTTGCAaacagggagagctaagggatGAGCAAACACGGAGAGCTAAGGgcgagctaagggacgagcaaacttCAGTCCCGAGTAACTAtggaagattgagagagagaaggaaaagatttgatacgtttacgaagaataaactttatgtttttcatagtcTCTACActgatttttgttgttttataggTCGACCATAGTTATCtacaattttcatgtttttgtagaACCGAGCTGCTCGTGGAGCTGATGTTTATTTCCCTGTTTCTCGCAAGCATTACGTTAGTAAGTCGTGTATTTTGACAAGGCAAACGAGTGAAACAATTGCTTTTATGGTGATTTGCTgctattcaaaggaagtcttgcattcaaagggaagtcttgcattgtgatcaaacatttgctgctatggtataaccatagttttttattttaagtaacATTCGGAGTCATTTGCTTCTCTGCATAGCCAAAATTGGATTGAACGAACCAGTAACATTATAGTCAAGTTTGATAGACTGTCATGTATTTTTTGTATGctatagtttggttatttgtgcacactgatgtttcatgtatgtaagttatatgttgtatgaattctttgaagcaaaaaaaaagaactatgtGTGTCTTCTTCGCGGAAGTTTAATAACCGAAACAACAGCTTCAACTAATAAAAgggttctcttctcttttttgtcaAGTAAGGTTATAGAAAGAAGCTAAATAGACGTAcagtgcaagaaaacacatttgtttaactaCTTCATTGGCTTAGATAACATTGCATGATAATAATATCGATCAGATTctgtaaaacacatatgttttgtttaatacatACGAGGACGTTGTGCATGTTAAGTTTTTTGCATTTAACTGAAtcagttaaaaaattataaatttttttcttgcttaccatatttacctactaaatatttttcttggttACCAAGTCTCAAATgagtaaaaaaatgtaaatatctaaacttcaaacttataagatatctatttaacataatctaattttgcatttactttcgtattgcctttcttattagcaataatattgcaactatataaactaaaacactataattactttattaaaaacacaaataaaaattatagagagagagagagagagagtttagggtatatccaagaatttagggtttagtgtttggatttttacccatgggtttaaactttgtccatggatttagggtatagtgtttagtgtttatgatttaattttttgtgacggttttaaaattgttaaaaaattcatctttttgcagctaataatatttttcttgtattttaaaaacttaacacaaattattattattttatttattatatttaaaaaaattgtacattaattggcaaattatgattagttggtaattcacccaagaaaaattcatgataaaatattaaactaggaaatatttccatataaataaattgtggtaattaaaagataatcgatgaattaaaagaatgtttacatttttatatttttcaaaaaaacaggTTTACGATTAAGGGGatatcaagagagagagagagagagagagagagagagagagagagagagagagagagagagagagagagagagagagataactacgatccacttatgcacttataataataacataacatgtagtatatgaattagacataatgatacatagagattgagaaagaattacaatctacttatatttatactaatagctagacgggtaatatatgaatcatatgaatgcccgcatgcatgatatgatcgtaattacctttttatccttttcaaaaaactaaaatgtttatgatgagagagagagagacttatatgtggataaacctaaatgagtaagatacaaagatacaacgagagtgaaatataattacgatccacttatgcactaataatacgattcatatgtttaaaataaaaatatgttaaaatcttaatcttatttttttaaacactcatcaatactgataaaatcagagagagagagagagagagagagagagagtcataGAGAGAGAAccatagagagataaacaaaatgagttcgagagtaagataaacacacaaaacccaaattccaaactatatatatgtactttctaatattttcgaaaaattgctgatctaaccatctcatcTCGTGCAAGGCGCGGATTACTACCTAGTACTATAATTAAACCTTATGCACTTTAACTATAACTTTATGCGCCTCGCTAATTGGCTGATTTTGGGATCGCATCGATCGTCTAACATTTATCAATAGTTTGATTATAAGCTCAACTACTGCAGAttgttaaattaattaaacaaaagaCTCTAAACAAAAGACTCTAAATATTGGGTAGTAGTAAACtccattttatttaaataaatgagaTCACTGATTACTATATAATACTACCGTCTAATTCACTGTGGTCTAGTGGTTTGGAAATTACCCAAAATATTGAAGAGTTAGGGTTGGAGTCTTCTTATTATGATATCAACTATAACCATTACAAAAACTTGTCTTTTTACATTTACTAAACTTCGGccaaaaaataatactaacACCTCATAACTACATATTCATAATACTCCATAAGAATAATGAAAGAAATGAAAGCTCTAATATAACACAGCCTTTTCTTTTCCAAGTTCAAGAAATACTTTTGTCCTTGCTTTTTTAATAGACTTccttttttgataaaatattgtACATAATTCTGACGAAATAGCGCTATCAGTTCATCATTCCGCATTACATACATGTATAAATAAGTATCCATTTTGATTGCTAGTGTCTTTCTCTCCTTTTTCATTAATACCAATGGCATCACTAAGGAACACTCTCCCACTCTTCTTCTGTCTCCTCGCCGCAACTGGTCCTGGGCTCTGCTCCGCCACCTCCGCCACAGACGCTTTCGTTTACGGTGGCTGCTCCCAGCAAAAATTCTCTCCCGCATCTCCTTATGAGTCAAATCTCAACTCGCTTCTCACTTCTCTAGTCAACTCAGCTACATACTCTTCCTACAACAACTTCACCATCATGGGCTCTTCCTCTTCCGACACAGCTCGTGGCCTTTTCCAATGCCGGGGTGACCTATCCATGCCCGACTGCGCCACGTGTGTAGCACGTGCCGTCTCCCAAGTCGGCCCTCTTTGCCCTTACACCTGCGGTGGGGCCCTCCAGCTAGCCGGTTGCTACATCAAGTACGATAATGTCAGCTTCCTTGGTCAAGAAGACAAGACCGTTGTCCTAAAGAAATGTGGGCCATCTGAGGGTTACAATACTGACGGAATCAGCCAGAGAGACGCTGTTCTCACGGAGCTACTTGGCGGCGGAGGATATTTTCGAGCGGGAGGCTCCGCTGATGTTCAAGGTATGGGA
It encodes:
- the LOC108849320 gene encoding plasmodesmata-located protein 7, which codes for MASLRNTLPLFFCLLAATGPGLCSATSATDAFVYGGCSQQKFSPASPYESNLNSLLTSLVNSATYSSYNNFTIMGSSSSDTARGLFQCRGDLSMPDCATCVARAVSQVGPLCPYTCGGALQLAGCYIKYDNVSFLGQEDKTVVLKKCGPSEGYNTDGISQRDAVLTELLGGGGYFRAGGSADVQGMGQCVGDLSVSECQDCLGTAIGRLKNDCGTAVFGDMFLTKCYARYSTDGGKYNAKSHNYKTNYGGERTFAIIIGLLAAVVLLIIFLLFLRGVCSRGGK